The genomic interval AAGATAGAGGAATGGTAATGGCTGTAGCAAAAGCTAAAGAAGAGGGGAAAGAAATTGTAATCTGTGCTTCTACAGGTAATACGTCAGCTTCAGCAGCAGCATATGCAGCGCGTGCTGGGTTAAAAACAATTGTAGTCATACCTGAAGGTAAGATTTCGATGGGTAAACTTGCACAGGCGATAGTGTATGGTGCAGAAATTGTTTCAATAGAAGGGAGCTTTGATGAAGCGCTGAAGATTGTACGTAAAGTTGCTGATAAGCGAGATGATATTGCGCTTGTAAATTCGGTGAATCCGTATCGTTTAGAAGGACAGAAAACAGCTGCTTTTGAAGTTGTAGAACAACTCGGAAGTGTACCACATATTCTCGCAATCCCAGTAGGAAATGCAGGGAATATAACTGCGTACTGGAAAGGATTTAAAGAATATGATGAAAAACATCATATAGGATTACCCAAAATGTACGGCTTTCAGGCTGATGGTGCAGCACCGATTGTTAAAGGTCATGTCATTGCGCAGCCAGAAACGATTGCGACAGCAATTCGTATAGGTAATCCTGCCAGCTGGAAATTAGCAGAAGCAGCGAGAGACGAGTCTAATGGATTAATCGATGCAGTAACTGACGATGAAATTCTCGAAGCATATCACATAATTACAACTAAGGAAGGTATATTTGCAGAACCAGGTAGTAATGCAAGTATCGCGGGATTATTGAAATTAAAGAAAAATAATCAACTTCCGAAAAATAAAAAAATTGTTGCAGTGTTAACAGGTAACGGATTAAAAGATCCACAAACTGCGATTGATTCAATTGATATCCAACCAGAGGTCCTGAAAAATGATGAAACTGAAATTATTAAATATATCGAGGGACGCGTATAATGCTATATATTAAAGTACCGGCCTCGACATCAAACTTAGGACCTGGATTTGATTCAATCGGTATGGCCGTCAATATTTATTTAGAACTGGAAGTAGAAGAAAGTAACGAATGGGACATTCAGCATTTAGGGGATGTATTGTCAGAACTGAGTAACGATGAAAATCATTACATCAGGAAAATGTGTGAACATTTTATGACTCATTTTAATTTGGAGAGTAAAGCGTTCAAAATTATTATGTATTCGGATATACCTTTAGCCCGTGGATTAGGAAGTAGTGGTTCTGCATTAATTGCGAGTCTTGAAATTATTAATCATTTTTATCAGTTAAATTTAAGTGAGGAAGAACGTATTCGTATACTATCAGAGATAGAAGGACATCCTGATAATGTTGCACCGAGCATAAAAGGAGGTATCGTTGCAGGTTATTATAATAATGCAACGAATGAAACGGTTACGTTATCCGTACCTGTAATTAAATGGCCGATAATGGTCGTTATACCAAATTATGAACTTAAAACAGAAGCAGCAAGAAATGTACTGCCAGATAATATGGCGTTCGATGAAGCAGTAAAAGCAGGTTCAATCGCAAATATGTTAGTTGCTGCTTTGTATGCGAAAGATTACAGCATTTTAGGTGAAATGATGATGAATGATTTGTATCATGAACAATATCGTGCACATCTTGTACCACATTTCCAACGCGTTAAAGATGCGATTACGGAAAACTGTTACGCATTTTTAAGTGGTGCAGGTCCATCAATCTTTATCGTGTGTCATCCGGATTATTATGATGAGAATCGTTTTAATTTATTAAAACTACCAGATTGCGAAGTGAAAAGTATTGAGCCGGACCAAGAAGGTGTTATTACATTCGAAAAAGATGGTCATATGTTAAACTAATACTATCAATTTTAGGAGTGGTTACATGAAGTATAAAATGATCGTATTAGACATGGATGACACATTACTGACATCCGACAATGAAATATTACCATCTACGAAAGAAGCATTAATAAAGGCGCAGCAATTGGGTGTTAAAGTAGTACTGGCTTCCGGAAGACCGACTGGCGGAATGATGGATGCCGCAAAGGAGCTTCAGCTTGATAAGTTTGATTCTTATATTATTAGCTATAATGGTGCAGCAATTTATGATATGGCAAATGCACGTTTTGTAGAAAAAACGTATGTTGACAGTACTCAGTTTAAAGAAATTGTTGCATTTTTAAGAAACGAAAATATTATGGCACTTTCTTATAAAGATAATAAAATTTATTATGAAGGAACATCTGAATACGAGCATGTTGAAGGAGAGCTTACTGGTCTTGAAATGGTGAAAACAACTGACTTATTAAAAATGATTCAAACAGATGTTCCGAAAGTAATGGGAGTAGGTAATATAGAGCATATTTCTAAGTTAAATATTAAGCTCAATGGTAAATTTGGAGAACAAATTCATGCGACGACTTCAAAGCCATTCTTTCTTGAGTTTATGAATAAAGACGTCTCAAAAGGAAAAGTGTTAGCGCGTTTTCTGCAGCATCTCAATATAAATACTGACGAAATCATTGCCTTTGGTGATAGTAATAACGACAAAGATATGCTTGAAGTTGCAGGTCTTGGTGTTGCAATGGGTAACGCAAATGACTCAATTAAAGCAGTTGCAGATATCATTACTCTAGATCACAATGAAGACGGTATATATAAAATTATAGACGAATATATAATAAACAAGCACAAATAAGTGCTTGTTTATTTTCTTTTATATTGGTAGCCTGCTAAAAGTGCTGTTACCGTATTTAAAATAGGGGTATGAAGTTGATAAGATGATGCTAATTGGTGGATATATCCTTGAATATATTCGAACTCGGTAAGTCTGTTTTCATAAACATCATAATACATAGACGTCCCCATTAAAGGGTGATAAGTTTTATAGATGGCCATAATATTTTCAATCGTATCATCACCTAGTGCTATACCATGTCGACGTGCTACAGTACAGCCTTCTGCTAATAGCTGTTCGGTCAAAGATTCAATTTGTTTTTGTTCTAACACTTGTGCTGTATTTTTTGTAAGTGCAGTAATGGTATTAATACCTAAGTTCACAAGTAATTTAAACCATTGTTTTTCTTGATGATTTTCATCCAGAACAATATTTAATTGTGACAAATCTGTGTACTGCTTTAATGTAATTAATTTATCAACATCCGGTAATATGAGTGTATTGTCCTGGTAGTATATAACTTCATCATTCTTTTTCTGACCACTAATATAAACTACAGCATGATAAGTGTATGGATGATTGAATAAATCAACTTGTGAAATGCCATTTTGACAAATGATAATATTTGTCTGATCATGACACATATTAAGTACATCTTCAATAATTGTTTTAGTAGCTGTCGCTTTAACACAAATGTAAATCGTATCATATTGTGTTTTAGTAGGTAGTATTTTTGTTATTTTCTTTGTTTCTATCGGTTTATCATTTTTAGTGATATATAGTTTGCGCGCTTCCTTCGCATAAATATCAATATCAATTTCATGATTATCCTTGAGTAAGTAATAGAGTATACTACCAACTGCACCAGCACCAATAATTGCATGTTTTTGCATAATTTCTCCTTTAAAAATGGATGTTTTATATATACAATTATAACGATTAATCATATAATAGCACTAGAAATTTTATTGAGGTGAAGAAGTTGCGAACAACACAGGAATTACTGAAGATGAAACAGCAAAATGAAAAAATTACGATGATGACCGCTTATGATTATCCGAGTGCAAAACAAGTTGAAGCAGCAGGCATCGATACAATACTTGTCGGAGATAGTTTAGGTATGACCGTACTTGGTTATGAATCAACAGTTCAAGTAACGCTTGATGATATGATTCATCATGCAAAAGCAGCAAGAAGAGGTGCCCCAAACACATTTATCGTTGCAGATATGCCGATTGGTAGTGTAGGTATAAGCGACCAGCAGGACTTAAATCATGCACTACGTTTATATCAGGAAAGTGGTGCAAATGCGATTAAAGCAGAAGGCGCACACTTGGCATCATTTATTCAGAAATGTAAGCAAATAGGTATCCCTGTTGTAAGCCATCTCGGCTTAACACCACAATCTGTAGGTATTATGGGCTATAGTGTACAGGCAAAGACGAAAGAAGCTGCTGAACAGTTAATAGAGGATTGTCTAACGATGGAAGCAGCAGGTGCGATTATGATTGTTCTCGAAGTGATTCCAAGCGATTTAGCAGAAGCAATCAGTAAAAAAGTAAGTATACCGGTTATCGGTATCGGTGCTGGAAACAAAACAGATGGTCAAGTCCTTGTATATCATGATGTATTGCAATACGGACAGGAACATCGCGCAAAGTTTGTAAAAGTGTATGGAGACTTTTCAGTTGGTGTAGAAGCACTTCGTACTTTTAATGAAGAAGTAAAAAGTGGTGCATTCCCGACAGAAGCACATACGTATAAAGCGAAAGTTATGGGAGAACTCAATCATGACTAAAAGAATTACAACAATTAAAGAAATGCAGGAAATTACAACAACACTAAAATTACAAGGTAATACAATCGGATTTGTTCCGACAATGGGTGCTTTGCATGAAGGGCACCTTACTTTATTGCGTAAAGCTAAAAGTGAAAATGATATATCGATTGCAAGTGTATTTGTGAACCCTTTACAATTTGGTCCAGATGAAGATTATGAAGATTATCCGAGACAAATAGAAATTGATGAGCAGTTGCTAATTGCTAATGGCATAGATTATTTATTCTATCCGTCAGCTGAAGAAATGTATCCAACTGTTCCGATGACGATACATGTAGGTGAAATGGCTTCAGTACTTGAAGGCGCTAAAAGACCAGGTCATTTTGATGGTGTAGTGATGGTTGTAAACAAATTATTTAATATTGTACAGCCTGATAAAGCATATTTCGGTAAGAAGGACGCCCAGCAACTTGCAATTATTGAAGCGTTGGTTAAATTATTTAATCATAATATTGAAGTTATTGGTGTAGATATTGTTCGAGAAAATGACGGCCTTGCAAAAAGCTCACGAAATGTTTATTTAACGGAAGACGAACGTCTTGAAGCAGTTGCACTGTCTGAAAGTTTAAAAGAAGCAAATAAATCCTTTCAAAATGGTGAAAGAAATGCAGGGAAACTTCAAAGTATTGTAATAAACTATTTAACAAAGCATACAAAAGGAAAAATTGATGAAGTAGCGGTATTTGCATATCCGGAACTTAAACCTGTTGATACAATTACTGGACAAGTATTTATATCTATCGCTGTGAAATACAGTAAAGCACGCTTAATTGATAATATTATATTAAAGGATGAACGAAATGATTAGAACGATGATGAACGGTAAAATACACCGTGCACGAGTAACAGAAGTGAATTTAAATTACGTCGGTAGTATTACAATTGATCAGGATATTTTAGATGCAGTCGATATTTTACCGAATGAAAAAGTAGCGATTGTAAACAATAATAACGGTGCAAGATTTGAAACATACGTGATATCAGGAGAAAGAGGTAGCGGTGTAATTTGTTTGAACGGTGCTGCGGCGCGTTTAGTTCAAAAGGATGATATCGTCATCATTATGAGCTATGTAACGATGACGACGGATGAAGCACGTGTACATGTACCGAAAGTCGCCGTCATGAATGAAAAGAATGAAATCATAGAACGATTGCATGAAAAAGAAGCAACGATAATTATGTCATAAGGCAGATTAATAGTTCCCACTACAACAAAACCGAACAAAAACTATAAATCAAAGTGTAGTGCACCCCAAAAGTTAGACTTAAAATCTAACTTTTGGGGTGTTTTATTTGGCTAAATATGATTTGGAATTCAAGCTGAAAATCGTAATTGAATATATTAATGGCACAGGTGGATTCAGTGTTGTTGGTAAGCGTAATGGTATAAGTCGCTCTATGGTTAGAGATTGGTATAGAGCATATAGTGCCTTCGGCATTGAAGGGTTAGAAAGAAAAAGAAGTAAGAAGAAATACAGTTTAGAGGATAAGATTGTTATACTGAGATGGATGAAAGAGAATAATGCTTCATTAAGTATTACTTCAACCAAATTCCGTATTAATAATCCATCTCTTATATCTTCTTGGGTGAATGCTTATAATAAGCATGGTATTGATGGATTATCTGAAAAGAAGAAAGGAAGTCCATCTATGAAGAAGAAAAAAATTAATAATGGTAATAGTGACTATGTGAAAAAAATTGAACATGAAAATGAACTTTTAAGAGCTGAACTTGCCTATATAAAAAAGTTGAAAGCTTCAGGGATAAGTATACCGAACCGACTGCTAAAATCGAATCAAGAGTCATTAAAGAGCTCCGAAAAGATTTCAAATTAAACATTGTCCTTGAAGCACTGAAATTCCCAAAATCTACATATATGTATTGGCAGAAGCAGTTTGATAAAGAAAATAAGGATCAGAAAATAGAAAATCAAATAAAGGAAATTTTTGAGGAAAACGCCATGAATTATGGCTACAGAAGGATTACAGGTGAACTTAGAAATAGAGGATATATTATTAATCACAAGAAAGTTCAGAGAATCATGAGTAAATTGAATTTAAAATCAATCTCATTTACTAGAAAAAATAGAAAATATTCATCCTACAAAGGAAAAATTGGCCGTATCGCTGATAATTTGGTTAACCGTAGGTTTGATACAAATATTCCCTATCAGAAAATAACTACAGATACATCAGAGTTTAAATACCATTATCTTAATGAAAATGGTTTAATTTGTACTGGGAAGCTTTATCTTGACCCATTTATGGATTTGTTTAATAGAGAAATTATCTCATATAGTATATCCAAAAAGCCAAATGCAGAAGGTATTATGTCAGCACTTACAAAAGCTGTGGCATTAACAGATGCATGTGAGTTTAGAAGAACTTTTCATAGCGATCAAGGTTGGGCTTATCAGATGAAAAAATATAGGCAAAAGCTTAAAGATAATAAAATATTTCAGAGTATGTCCCGTAAGGGAAATTGTCTGGATAACTCGCCGATGGAGAGCTTTTTCAGTATTTTAAAACAGGAAATATTCTACGGAAAAGTTTATGAAAGTTATGAACAACTTGAAGCAGCAATTGAAAATTATATATGGTATTACAACAATAAGCGAATTAAATCAAAATTAGAATGGAAGAGCCCGATAGGGTTCAGAGAAAGTAGACTAAATGTAAAAATTGCATAAAAAAATGGAATGGATTTCTCCATTCCAAATAGTCTAACTTTTAGGGTTCACTACAAAGCGCGATTTAATAGTTTTGCTCGGTTTTTGCGTGTTACAGAAAACTTTATGTCTCAGCCTCTATTTTGCAGTATGTGTCCATTCATGCGCATTTCGATGAAGTTTCGTATGGGCAAAAATGTGATCAGCAGCATAATCCTCATTCGTATAAACGGTAATATCATAAAATACCATATCTTCTTCGAATGATTCGTTTAAATACGTATCTTTAAGATGATTGAATAATCGTACCATTGCTGTTCGATCGAGTCCCGGATATTCTCGTAAAATTTTCTTTATTATTTGGTTATGCTTATTATATACACCTTGAACGACAATCACAAACTTCTCATCCGTTTTTAATACATCGTCAAATAAATCTATTTGTCCGTTGCTCATATTCATCACTCCTTAATTTAATTATACATAGAAACGCCATACATTGTACAGAATGTATGGCGTTTTCGTTATAGTTTATGTTCGTCCAGATTAATATCTTCTAACTTAACGATTTTTGTTTTATGAATGAATTTATAGCCGAAATAAATGACGATTGCAGCAATAATTGGTAAATAAGATTCGAAAACTTTCGCATAATGCATTGCTTTTAAGTCTCCGAAAGACTGACCGATTAAAAGAAAGAGTATCGTGATAATAACGATGACTGGACCTAATGGAAAGAGCGGTGCTTTATATGGTAACAGTTTATTTATATCTTTTTGCTGTTTTTTAATAGCACCTCTTAACCTCATATGACTGATAACACTAATCATCCAGACGATTAATACTAACGAGCCGACCATACTGAGTAGTTTTCCGTAGCCACCCATATTGACGTTTGCGTATATTAACGTAAGAATGATAAAACATGTCGTTACAATCAATGCATTAAATGGCATATTATTTTTATTCAGTTTACCTAAAAACTTAGGTGCTTTATTATCGCGACTTAAAGATAATAATAAACGACTCGTTGCGTATAAGCCAGAATTTCCGGCACTTAATACAGCAGTAAGTATAACAGCATTCATAACGGATGCTGCAAATAATATACCTACTTTATCAAAGATAATTGTAAATGGACTCATTGCAACGTCGTTATTTTCATTTATAAGTAACGGGTCTGTATACGGAATAATACATGAGATTACAAATATAGATCCGATATAAAATAATAATATTCTCCAGAATACTTGCTTGATTGCTTTAGGCATCGATTCACTAGGATTTTTTGATTCACCAGCGGTAACGGCAATAACTTCAGTACCGCCAAATGAGAATCCCGCTACGATTAACACGCCGAGTAAACCGAACACGCCATTATGAAATGGTGCATCACCAATCGTAAAGTTTATAAAACCGATAGGAGCGCCACCAATGATTCCGAAAATTAACAGGAAGCCCATAATTAAAAATACAAATATCGTTATTACTTTTATTATCGCAAACCAATATTCAGCTTCCCCGAATGATTTCACAGAGAATGCATTTAACATAAATATTAAAGCCAGAAAAATCAAACTCCATATAAATGGATGAATTCCTCCGAATAACTCCCAGTAACTTAATACTTTAGCTGCCGATAAAATATCAACACTTGTGACTAAACTCCAGATGATCCAGTAAAACCAACCAACTGTAAAGCCAGCAGCAGGGTCAATAAATCGACTTGCGTATGCATTAAATGCTCCTGATACAGGGTAGAAAGTTGCTAGCTCACCGAGCGCTGTCATTAAAAAGTAAATCATTACCCCAATGATTAAATATGCGAGAATTGCACCTCCGGGACCTGCTTGAGCTACAACTGCACCACTAGCCATAAACAACCCGGTCCCAATAGATCCTCCGATTGCTATCATTGAAATATGACGCGTTTTTAAATCTCTATCCATTTGGTTATTTTCCATATCATCACCTGACCTTTCAAAAATATAGTTATTATTGTATGACAATTATGAAAATTTAGCAAGAAAAAGGTTTAATGCGTTCATGCTTTTAATTGCTAAAGTATTTAAGAATTATTTCTGATGCTTGTCGTCCACCCATAATATTCCGGCTCATTGGACCAACATATAGTTCTGTATATGGACCTGTAACAATTAAATTAGGTATCCATTATAATTTTTCATTATAGACCTCTATTAAATAAATTAATAAAAAGTCCGTACAGCAATAATAAAAATTTGCCGAACGGACTTTTTAATAGGCAAATTGCCTAGTGTCGTATAGTATATTTAAACGCGAGTTGCGCATTTAACAAAGATTATTTTGTTTCACGATGTAAAGTGTATTTTTTTAATCTAGGGCAGTATTTCATTAATTCAATACGCTCAGGATTATTTCTTTTATTTTTTTTCGTAATATAGTTTCTATCTCCACATTCTGTACAAGCTAAAGTAATATTTACTCTCATTTTGTTCACTCCTATAATAATTTGTTTTAGTTTAATATAATATCAGGGTTTGTTTCTGCTACCGTAAATTGAGGTAGGGGATCATTAAATGTTGCCCAGTCCATCTTCATTTCTTTATCTGTTAATAAACAGTTGTCAAGGTCAGATGTTATTTGCTGTTGATTCATTTCGATACCGATAAATACGATTTCTGTCTGACGGTCACCGTATTCATCCCATCTCTCTTTAAGCGTAGGGTCTTCTTTCATTTCCAGAGCGATGTCATCTTCACTTAACGTTGCAATCCATTCACCAGCACCTTGAATCTGCATCGAATTGCCGGCCTGACTGATCAAACCGCACATATCATTACGAGATGCAAGCCAGAAGAATCCTTTAGATCGAATAACATCAAGTGAGAAGTTTTCAAGAAAATGCATAAAACGTTCAGGATGGAAAGGACGTTTTCTTCTATACACAAATGAGCCAATACCATATTCTTCAGTTTCCGGTGTATGCTCGTTATTTAATTCTTTCAACCATCCAGCACTTTGAGATGCTTTTTCAAAGTCAAATAACTTCGTGTTTAAAATTTTATCCATCTCAATTTTTGAGTGATCTGTCTCATAAATGAGTGCATCTGGGTTTAACTGATGAATTAATGCACGTAGTTCTTTAACATCTTCTTCATGCACTAAATCTGTTTTATTTAACAGAATAACATTTGCAAATTCAATTTGATCAATTAATAAGTCAATGACTTCACGCGTATCATGCTCATCATTTGCCATCTGGCGTTCAAGCAGCGATTCACCTGATGCATAATCATCCCAGAATCTATTCGCATCAACAACTGTAACCATCGTATCTAATACTGTATTTTCACTTAAGTTTATACCAAGCACTTCATCGTTTAATGTTAACGTTTGAGCTACCGGTAAAGGTTCAGAAATGCCTGTTGATTCAATAACGATATAATCTAGTTCTGAGGCTTTAATTAATTTATCAATTTCAATTAGCAAATCTTCACGCAACGTACAACATATACAACCATTTTGTAACTGTACCATTTTTTCATCTGTACGTGACATATTTACTAAGTCAGCGTCAACATTAATCTCGCTCATGTCATTTACGATGACACCTACGCGTTTATCTTCATTATTCATTAATATATGATTGAGTAATGTTGTTTTTCCGCTTCCTAGAAAGCCACTTAATACTGTAATAGGGACTTTCAAATGTACAACCTCCAATTCGTAATCATTACGTTTTACTATGATATATGTTTTCATTCATTTTGTAAAGCATATTTCAATAAATTTATGAATTAATTTTTTATTCTTATATCATTGTATTTATTAACTGTTGCAATTTATTTGGATTGAGTATAGAATATTAAAACGTAACGATTACGAAATAGGAGATGAAGCAATGAAGAAGTATTTTTCATTATTATTAGTAGCGATGTTAGTTTTATTAGCTGCTTGTGGAAGTAAAGAAGAAAAAAGTGATGGCAAGTTAAAGGTATATACGACAGTATTTCCTTATAAAAGTATTATTGAGCAAATTGGTGGTGACCATGTAGATGTTACATCTATTTACCCACAAGGCATTGATATCCATTCATTCGAACCAACACAAAAGGATACAATGCGAATTGCAAAATCTGACTTATTTATTTATTCAGGTGAGGCTTTAGATGCTGTGGGTGGAAAGATAGATAAAGTTGTTAAGGATAAAACAAAAGTAGTCGCACTTGATAAAGCGATTAAAGAATCAGATATGATTGCTGGTGAAGCACATGATCATGATCACGAAGGACATGGCCACGATCATGAAGCACATGAAGATGAACACGATCACGAAGGTCATGATCACGGGGCACATGACCCACATATTTGGTTAGATCCTGTATTAAACAAAGCATTTGCGAAACAAATAAAAGATGAATTAATCGCAAAAGATAAAGCAAATGAAAAAGTATACGAAGAAAACTATAAAAAGCTAATTAAAGATTTAGACGAAATCGATATGGAAATGAAGAAAGTAACAAAAAATAAAAAACATGATACAGTATTCATTTCTCACGATTCATTAGGATATTTAGCACACCGTTACGGATTTAAGCAAGAAGGTGTTTCTGGTATGAATAACGAAGAACCATCTCAAAGTGATATTATTAATATGATTAATAATATTGATAAAACAAAAGCTTCTGTTATTTTATATGAACAGAACATTCCGACAAAAACAGCAGACATCATCAAAGATAAAACAAAAATTGAAACAGCAAAGTTTCATAATTTAGCTGTTTTAACGAAAGACGATAAAAAAGATGTAACATATCAGGACTTAATGAAAGAAAATATTAAATCAATTGATAAAGCATTAAACAATTAATAAGGAGAGATTATTTGGCTAAAAAATCAAAAATTGCAAAAGAACTTAAAAGACAGGAACTTGTAGAAAAATATAAAG from Macrococcus armenti carries:
- a CDS encoding metal ABC transporter solute-binding protein, Zn/Mn family — translated: MKKYFSLLLVAMLVLLAACGSKEEKSDGKLKVYTTVFPYKSIIEQIGGDHVDVTSIYPQGIDIHSFEPTQKDTMRIAKSDLFIYSGEALDAVGGKIDKVVKDKTKVVALDKAIKESDMIAGEAHDHDHEGHGHDHEAHEDEHDHEGHDHGAHDPHIWLDPVLNKAFAKQIKDELIAKDKANEKVYEENYKKLIKDLDEIDMEMKKVTKNKKHDTVFISHDSLGYLAHRYGFKQEGVSGMNNEEPSQSDIINMINNIDKTKASVILYEQNIPTKTADIIKDKTKIETAKFHNLAVLTKDDKKDVTYQDLMKENIKSIDKALNN